A window from Sinanaerobacter sp. ZZT-01 encodes these proteins:
- a CDS encoding helix-turn-helix domain-containing protein gives MMAEKIKILLIKNKLSVADLAKAQSTTPQNLYNKFKRDNFSEQELRKIAEILGAQLEINFILKDGKRI, from the coding sequence ATGATGGCAGAAAAAATCAAAATATTGCTTATAAAAAATAAGTTATCGGTTGCAGATTTAGCAAAAGCTCAATCTACAACGCCGCAGAATTTATACAATAAATTTAAAAGAGATAATTTCTCAGAGCAAGAACTTCGAAAAATTGCGGAAATATTAGGAGCGCAATTAGAAATTAATTTTATATTAAAAGATGGGAAACGGATATAG
- a CDS encoding amidoligase family protein, with protein sequence MENRLDGLEVDVTMESRTRGLENVHVSFLGSGTNVRSGSGNTYHVDIDSGSCTCPDHQHRHTRCRHIEAVEIAQGQVSQGIVTGNLQNEAISPNQVIGEYMAHEQQSEINICQQQHQDDAFFYNDNPEQFRQDMERLAREPIPYYRENVLNGSDVTFGVELEFINGDSNPIAAELYQRGICSSRRMQRYHSQSNPGKWKVERDGSVTSGRFGGEIISPILQDTPETWKQIETICEVAKRHGAQVNYKTGGHVHIGAEHTLDGKRQRWRRFFKMAAGFEEVYFKLSGGEQGRFRGGGYAPSSREQNRDGITTRMPQGGETHIFQNVMDQISRGRYQSVNIRPFRAKKTIEFRAFNGTLNPGIIQANIKYAAGLINSAERSRIQLSENFEVTAEDRKRGEIINQYEQNSGQSDQAIMNVLDTVCSRKQDKEHLLSVLVRNEWFNR encoded by the coding sequence ATGGAAAACCGATTGGATGGTTTGGAAGTTGATGTAACCATGGAAAGTCGAACTCGTGGATTAGAAAACGTACACGTATCCTTCCTTGGTTCCGGTACGAACGTCAGATCCGGAAGCGGAAATACTTATCATGTTGATATAGATAGCGGTAGCTGCACTTGTCCGGATCATCAGCATCGCCATACAAGATGCCGACACATAGAAGCTGTAGAAATTGCGCAGGGGCAAGTAAGCCAGGGCATAGTGACAGGAAATCTTCAAAATGAAGCTATTTCACCCAATCAAGTTATTGGGGAATATATGGCTCATGAACAGCAATCAGAAATAAATATTTGCCAACAACAGCATCAAGACGATGCTTTCTTTTACAATGATAATCCGGAGCAATTTCGACAGGATATGGAACGTTTGGCAAGAGAGCCAATTCCGTATTATAGAGAAAATGTGTTAAATGGATCTGACGTTACTTTTGGTGTGGAATTGGAATTTATAAATGGTGATAGTAATCCAATTGCAGCAGAGTTATATCAGCGTGGAATTTGCAGCAGCCGTCGAATGCAGCGATATCATTCTCAAAGTAATCCCGGAAAGTGGAAAGTGGAAAGAGATGGTTCCGTTACGAGTGGAAGATTTGGTGGAGAAATCATATCCCCAATATTGCAAGACACACCGGAAACATGGAAACAGATTGAAACAATTTGTGAGGTTGCAAAACGACACGGTGCGCAGGTTAATTATAAAACCGGAGGACATGTTCATATCGGTGCAGAACATACATTAGATGGAAAAAGACAGCGTTGGAGACGCTTTTTTAAAATGGCAGCTGGATTTGAAGAAGTGTATTTCAAACTTTCCGGAGGCGAGCAGGGAAGATTTCGTGGAGGCGGCTATGCACCTTCTTCCAGAGAGCAGAACCGAGACGGAATAACTACACGAATGCCACAAGGAGGGGAAACACATATATTTCAAAATGTTATGGATCAGATTTCTAGGGGAAGATATCAGAGTGTTAACATTCGCCCTTTTAGAGCAAAAAAAACAATTGAATTTCGAGCCTTTAACGGTACTTTAAACCCTGGTATCATTCAAGCAAATATAAAGTATGCTGCTGGACTCATCAACTCCGCGGAACGTTCAAGAATACAATTAAGTGAAAATTTTGAAGTAACAGCTGAAGATCGAAAACGTGGAGAGATTATTAATCAATATGAGCAAAACAGCGGGCAATCTGATCAGGCGATCATGAATGTATTGGATACGGTTTGTTCCAGGAAACAGGATAAAGAGCATCTATTATCGGTACTTGTTCGAAACGAATGGTTTAATAGATAA
- a CDS encoding DUF4417 domain-containing protein, translating to MSLCERDCKRCVLQLQCQGCSFCEMAFCARDCHRCFSLCPRRGASYALLHSIGGGELSLSKNNAKGLPLNIPVLPDHLTEPMDLGEIIGVHGGNFLTSNGENVARVYRKKGIQETLNLSNDPKAVLQFYIKDRTIEGLWDNRKELYKQLLEFSWAAVIAPNFSVYEDAPRMDHLYNIKRSSIVYNEMLEEGLPAVPDISWYNRIDLDQWIREIRKNHIKTIAFSFQTVSTQSKASNTWRHYLMGFAYLVSQLDDDVEIIIAGLVSPDRLQMLRTAGKSKNRISVLNQTAYIQSRRGILSEKPTESAGELTKNQILKRNIDFYTQEYETMNLGGSNYAKVEK from the coding sequence ATGAGTCTATGTGAGCGTGATTGTAAGCGTTGTGTTTTACAACTTCAATGCCAAGGATGCTCTTTTTGCGAAATGGCTTTTTGCGCTAGAGATTGCCATCGATGCTTTTCATTATGTCCAAGAAGAGGAGCTTCTTATGCTTTGCTCCACAGCATTGGAGGTGGCGAATTATCTTTATCAAAAAATAACGCAAAGGGTTTACCCTTGAACATACCCGTGCTTCCGGATCATTTGACTGAGCCAATGGATTTAGGTGAAATTATCGGTGTTCATGGAGGTAATTTTCTTACCAGTAACGGTGAAAACGTTGCAAGAGTATATCGAAAGAAAGGAATACAAGAGACCTTAAATCTTAGTAACGATCCAAAAGCAGTGCTGCAATTTTACATTAAGGATCGAACGATAGAAGGATTATGGGATAATCGAAAAGAATTATATAAACAGTTATTGGAGTTTTCTTGGGCTGCAGTAATTGCGCCCAATTTTTCTGTTTATGAAGATGCTCCTAGAATGGATCATTTGTACAATATCAAACGCAGCAGTATTGTTTACAACGAAATGCTGGAAGAGGGACTTCCGGCCGTCCCAGATATATCTTGGTACAACCGCATTGATTTAGATCAGTGGATTCGAGAGATTCGGAAGAATCATATTAAAACGATTGCTTTTAGCTTTCAAACAGTCAGCACACAATCAAAAGCTTCAAATACATGGAGGCATTATTTAATGGGATTTGCCTATTTAGTCAGTCAATTAGATGATGACGTGGAAATCATCATCGCCGGCTTGGTATCTCCGGACCGTCTTCAGATGCTACGAACTGCGGGGAAAAGTAAAAATAGGATCTCCGTATTAAATCAAACGGCTTATATTCAAAGCCGACGCGGAATTTTATCGGAAAAACCGACTGAAAGTGCCGGAGAATTGACAAAAAATCAGATATTGAAACGAAATATAGATTTTTACACACAAGAGTATGAAACAATGAATTTAGGGGGATCTAATTATGCCAAAGTCGAGAAATAA
- a CDS encoding helix-turn-helix domain-containing protein, translating to MKEKEIVNVLRVEGIMAQGYGLSPKIIMRDKRLTLEAKSIYCYLASFAGNGNQAFPSRDIMLDELQMSKTRYYKHLKYLIDMDYIRVERLKEKGNIFGKNIYTIVSLPDPQVQEEQQESTLKESNPTLTQKSSREQKESSYVKPRKNNIAHLKVKGKSSVQELRERLEIDRLKKSDTQHSNLIEEIFMAIEDMDSSEQITIAGAVKKKDAIQELLNRLTPDHIRLVTHNVSANKKGFVNKKAYLQTCIANSIFDINNKKREAENLIEKKKQEEEREKEAATKHKKQVQELYNTYPALKEMDNQLISLSKEMSKAILSGNEVTHKKLKTTHSELKTKRELFVKKNGLEGCI from the coding sequence ATGAAAGAAAAGGAAATTGTAAACGTTCTGCGGGTAGAAGGAATTATGGCCCAGGGCTATGGACTAAGTCCCAAAATTATAATGAGAGATAAGAGATTGACATTAGAAGCAAAAAGTATTTATTGTTACTTGGCTTCTTTTGCCGGAAATGGAAATCAGGCGTTTCCGAGCAGAGATATCATGCTGGATGAATTGCAAATGTCAAAAACTCGTTATTATAAACATTTAAAATATTTAATTGATATGGACTATATAAGAGTGGAACGCTTAAAAGAAAAGGGCAATATTTTTGGAAAAAATATATATACCATTGTTTCACTTCCGGATCCACAGGTGCAAGAAGAGCAGCAAGAATCTACTTTAAAAGAGTCTAACCCTACATTGACTCAAAAGAGCAGTCGAGAACAGAAGGAATCTTCTTACGTAAAACCTAGAAAAAACAATATTGCACACTTAAAAGTAAAGGGAAAGTCTAGTGTGCAGGAACTCAGAGAACGTTTGGAGATTGATCGTTTAAAAAAATCAGACACACAACATTCCAATCTAATTGAAGAAATATTTATGGCTATAGAAGATATGGACAGCAGCGAACAAATTACTATCGCTGGTGCAGTTAAGAAAAAGGATGCCATTCAGGAGCTTTTAAATCGCCTCACACCGGATCATATTCGATTGGTGACACATAATGTTTCCGCTAACAAAAAAGGCTTTGTAAACAAAAAAGCGTACCTACAAACGTGCATCGCGAATAGTATCTTTGATATCAATAATAAAAAACGGGAAGCAGAGAATTTAATTGAGAAGAAAAAACAAGAGGAAGAAAGGGAAAAAGAAGCGGCTACTAAACATAAAAAACAAGTCCAGGAATTATATAATACATACCCGGCTTTAAAAGAAATGGATAATCAATTGATTTCTCTCTCAAAGGAAATGTCAAAAGCAATTTTATCAGGGAATGAAGTAACTCATAAAAAACTAAAAACAACCCATAGTGAATTAAAAACTAAAAGAGAACTTTTTGTTAAGAAAAATGGGTTGGAAGGATGCATTTAA
- a CDS encoding A24 family peptidase, whose amino-acid sequence MNVILTLIPFFILVYGAYWDFRKRIIPNSVPILLIILGVLQCCILNTNNIALGDRIAGIILPAILLFGLYIFNSNGLGGGDYKLLIAMGWLLGLAGFIKLMLVSCILSIVYCVIHKTKTVPFAVPIFISYSYLICFNYIV is encoded by the coding sequence ATGAATGTTATCTTGACACTCATTCCTTTTTTTATTTTGGTATATGGTGCATATTGGGATTTTAGAAAAAGGATCATTCCTAATAGTGTGCCTATTTTGCTCATAATATTAGGGGTATTGCAGTGTTGTATCCTTAATACAAACAATATAGCATTGGGAGATCGGATTGCTGGCATTATCTTGCCAGCAATCTTATTGTTTGGACTTTATATTTTTAATTCTAACGGTTTGGGAGGAGGTGATTACAAATTACTAATAGCTATGGGATGGCTTTTGGGATTAGCAGGATTTATAAAATTAATGCTGGTTTCGTGTATTTTATCCATAGTATATTGCGTCATTCACAAAACAAAAACGGTACCGTTTGCGGTACCTATATTTATATCTTATAGTTATCTTATATGCTTTAACTATATAGTTTAA
- a CDS encoding S-layer homology domain-containing protein, with amino-acid sequence MKKRYILLAVTLIVSITSAVTAFAADAKFKDTKVTDWYYPYMSKMVDKGAISGYPDKTFRPNKTMTNAEFITTIVAATVGKQDKTGQHWASGYFEAAKKNEMLIGDEMQQSDWNKPITRQKMAVVIARTTEKVLKEEPIANADKFKNEIKDYAGLCDYCKPYILQAYGKGIISGYPDGTFGGSKTATRAEVCSMLTRMLEPADRTTEKVVDKDKTGTIKDIITNSQDIFGGKHLTTYVISDPKLWNMELGEDEFSKHVIMKDPGLEFFVINGKAVDSFCSVKMRDGRFAIEYELLLHKENMQGRAPIDITKVDYIGSYDTVNPVLTLIPNPFKK; translated from the coding sequence ATGAAAAAACGATATATATTATTAGCCGTGACTTTGATTGTCAGCATTACATCTGCTGTTACTGCTTTTGCGGCAGATGCAAAATTTAAAGATACAAAAGTAACTGATTGGTATTACCCATATATGAGCAAAATGGTTGATAAGGGAGCTATCAGCGGGTATCCGGATAAGACCTTCCGGCCAAACAAAACGATGACGAATGCGGAGTTTATTACCACCATCGTCGCAGCGACAGTAGGCAAACAAGATAAAACTGGCCAGCATTGGGCAAGTGGCTATTTCGAGGCAGCAAAGAAAAATGAGATGCTGATTGGGGATGAGATGCAGCAGTCAGATTGGAATAAACCGATTACACGTCAGAAGATGGCGGTTGTCATAGCAAGAACTACAGAAAAAGTGCTAAAGGAAGAGCCAATTGCCAATGCAGATAAATTTAAAAATGAAATAAAGGATTATGCAGGACTTTGTGACTACTGCAAACCATATATTTTGCAAGCTTACGGGAAGGGTATCATATCAGGTTATCCCGATGGGACCTTTGGAGGAAGCAAAACTGCAACAAGAGCTGAGGTTTGTTCTATGCTGACAAGGATGCTGGAGCCGGCAGATCGAACCACCGAAAAAGTGGTGGATAAAGACAAGACGGGAACAATCAAGGATATTATTACAAATTCACAGGATATTTTTGGGGGAAAACATCTGACCACATATGTAATCTCTGATCCGAAGCTTTGGAATATGGAACTTGGGGAGGATGAATTTTCAAAGCATGTTATTATGAAAGATCCTGGATTGGAATTTTTCGTAATCAATGGGAAAGCAGTTGATTCTTTTTGCTCAGTAAAAATGAGGGATGGGCGCTTTGCAATAGAATATGAATTACTATTGCATAAAGAGAATATGCAGGGACGTGCACCAATAGACATTACAAAAGTAGACTACATTGGCAGCTATGATACAGTTAACCCAGTGCTGACTCTAATACCAAATCCATTTAAAAAATAA
- a CDS encoding helix-turn-helix transcriptional regulator, translated as MEAQDSCVERETALIQRLIEVRAEKGLSQRDLSALSGIRQSSIARLERMKATPQIDTLFKLLLPLGYTIEIVPFNKNREKECMEEKK; from the coding sequence ATGGAGGCACAAGATAGTTGTGTAGAAAGAGAGACTGCTTTGATTCAGCGGTTGATTGAAGTAAGAGCAGAAAAGGGATTATCACAAAGGGATCTTTCTGCATTATCCGGAATAAGGCAATCATCTATTGCCCGTTTGGAAAGAATGAAAGCTACCCCTCAGATCGATACGTTATTTAAGCTATTACTTCCATTAGGGTACACGATTGAGATAGTGCCGTTCAATAAAAATCGGGAAAAAGAATGTATGGAGGAGAAAAAATGA
- a CDS encoding DUF4320 family protein, translated as MRRRKLQAFQRWKAFFSGREGELLWEPIVIMLIIVIMILNCMNLLQMMVKYQHVHYIAKELAQTIELNGQVTSDVKEQLRDLNDKLQTNAKMTVENIRYLDSSKKIQFRDSFTVVVEDSYDMTILTPAFSKRPVVLKIPIKSTIEGMSEVYWKDY; from the coding sequence ATGAGAAGGAGAAAGTTACAGGCTTTTCAGCGATGGAAAGCCTTCTTTTCCGGTAGAGAAGGTGAACTGCTATGGGAACCAATCGTAATCATGCTGATTATTGTCATTATGATTTTGAACTGCATGAATTTGCTTCAAATGATGGTGAAATACCAGCATGTGCACTATATTGCCAAGGAGCTTGCGCAGACCATTGAACTGAATGGACAGGTTACAAGTGATGTAAAGGAGCAGCTTCGAGATTTGAATGATAAATTACAAACGAATGCAAAAATGACCGTGGAAAATATAAGGTATCTTGATTCTTCTAAGAAAATACAGTTTCGAGATTCCTTTACGGTAGTGGTGGAGGACAGTTATGATATGACTATTTTGACACCGGCATTTTCAAAACGGCCGGTTGTATTAAAAATCCCTATAAAAAGTACCATTGAGGGAATGTCTGAAGTGTATTGGAAGGATTATTAG
- a CDS encoding ATPase, T2SS/T4P/T4SS family encodes MADRLIALENLMYQKNMDYLNQQKGIQAKNYPEIKERMQHIISTNHAEELARDWTDKEKRPRLVQLIIHYLNVERLVDNELSVEELAQRIYEDMAGFSFIEKYLEDAEVEEININGSNSTRVIYKDKTVLVRERFETAEQCANIVQKMARSGGVILDGAQPLGDSYISKGVRMSGAISPCVDTEVGGVASIRKQKKSGITRETLIESGTVLLEELDFITTCLGSGVSMAFVGSTGSGKTSNMNYVLGTIVKETRVYTIEDTKELDLPIVDQEGFVINDVVQTYTKPGAITMNDLLKMALRFHPDIIVPAEMRGEEAMTAQEAGRTGHTIVSSLHANSAADAYDRILTMCMESGTRLSETRMLKNIVKAFPLMVFCKQLKDKSRRWMDIFEATGVQDGEVVGHSIYRFVIDHSEKDEVGNVLKVHGVHRRVGCISENLEETLRMNSVDEEFIKRYSNTRKEK; translated from the coding sequence ATGGCAGATCGGCTTATTGCACTGGAAAATCTGATGTATCAGAAAAATATGGACTACCTGAATCAGCAAAAAGGGATACAGGCGAAAAATTATCCGGAAATCAAAGAACGGATGCAGCATATTATCAGCACAAATCATGCAGAAGAGTTAGCAAGAGATTGGACGGATAAAGAAAAACGGCCACGACTGGTACAATTGATTATCCACTATTTAAACGTGGAACGCTTGGTAGATAATGAGTTGTCCGTAGAAGAACTCGCACAGCGCATTTATGAAGACATGGCCGGCTTTAGCTTTATTGAAAAATATTTGGAAGATGCTGAAGTGGAGGAAATAAATATCAATGGTTCGAACAGTACAAGAGTAATCTATAAAGATAAAACGGTACTCGTGAGAGAGCGATTTGAGACAGCAGAGCAATGTGCGAATATCGTTCAAAAAATGGCACGTTCGGGAGGTGTCATTTTGGATGGTGCACAGCCTTTGGGTGATTCTTACATATCCAAAGGTGTACGTATGTCAGGGGCAATTTCTCCATGTGTAGACACAGAAGTAGGAGGAGTAGCTTCTATCCGAAAACAGAAGAAGTCCGGCATTACAAGAGAGACTCTTATCGAGTCAGGGACAGTTTTGCTGGAAGAATTGGACTTTATTACTACCTGTTTAGGCAGCGGCGTTTCAATGGCATTTGTAGGGTCCACCGGGTCTGGGAAAACATCCAATATGAATTATGTCTTGGGAACGATTGTTAAGGAGACTCGTGTTTATACCATTGAGGATACAAAGGAACTGGATTTGCCGATTGTGGATCAAGAAGGCTTTGTTATTAATGATGTGGTACAAACCTATACCAAGCCGGGAGCAATTACAATGAACGACTTGTTAAAAATGGCTCTGCGGTTTCATCCGGATATTATTGTTCCTGCAGAAATGCGTGGAGAAGAGGCTATGACAGCGCAGGAAGCAGGACGTACGGGGCATACCATTGTTTCAAGTTTACATGCCAATAGTGCAGCAGATGCTTACGACAGAATTTTAACTATGTGTATGGAATCCGGTACTCGATTATCGGAAACACGCATGTTAAAAAACATTGTAAAAGCATTTCCCCTCATGGTCTTTTGCAAGCAATTAAAGGATAAGTCCAGGCGATGGATGGACATTTTTGAGGCAACCGGTGTGCAGGATGGAGAAGTGGTTGGACACAGCATCTATCGTTTTGTTATTGACCATTCCGAAAAGGACGAAGTAGGAAACGTGTTAAAGGTACACGGAGTGCATCGCAGAGTAGGATGCATTTCTGAGAATCTGGAAGAAACTTTGCGTATGAACAGTGTAGACGAAGAATTCATTAAGCGATATTCCAACACGAGAAAGGAGAAGTAA
- a CDS encoding AAA family ATPase, translated as MSKIIAVYGRPGSGKSTLAANLSCALATKNQVVILISANLDYGGIQTFFGESIPEDQGIFAALADTAEQPQRMLTPCKNRENIFLLGVPNKITKPCMEELYENRTRRLFQQLQVCSDYIVIDCTGYLREPMTSLGLFLADQILCTYTLSSESGLWHQSMQSFFERFHIKELVKPVIGEWNIGCSIHEFLQLYGLTDTVQLPAVEDAVVFQNSGKLIYEMKSKEAKQYRAVVEQLAEEVQ; from the coding sequence ATGAGCAAAATTATTGCAGTTTATGGCAGACCGGGATCAGGAAAAAGTACACTGGCAGCTAATTTAAGCTGTGCTCTGGCAACTAAAAACCAAGTGGTAATTCTAATTTCTGCTAATCTGGATTACGGCGGGATTCAGACCTTTTTCGGAGAAAGTATTCCGGAAGATCAGGGAATTTTTGCTGCATTGGCCGATACAGCAGAACAACCACAGCGGATGCTTACTCCATGCAAAAATAGAGAGAATATTTTTCTTTTGGGAGTTCCGAATAAAATTACAAAACCCTGTATGGAAGAACTCTATGAAAACAGAACAAGACGATTGTTTCAACAGCTTCAAGTATGCTCAGACTATATTGTGATTGACTGTACTGGTTATTTGAGAGAACCAATGACTAGCTTGGGATTATTTTTGGCAGATCAGATACTTTGCACCTATACCCTGTCTTCAGAAAGTGGATTATGGCATCAATCCATGCAGAGCTTTTTTGAACGGTTTCATATCAAGGAACTGGTAAAGCCGGTGATTGGAGAGTGGAACATAGGGTGCAGCATACATGAATTTCTTCAGCTTTATGGGCTTACCGATACCGTACAGCTTCCTGCCGTAGAGGATGCTGTGGTATTTCAAAACAGCGGGAAGCTGATTTATGAAATGAAGTCCAAGGAGGCAAAACAATATCGAGCTGTGGTGGAGCAGTTGGCGGAGGAGGTACAGTAG
- the cpaB gene encoding Flp pilus assembly protein CpaB codes for MLFKKKETPMQEKVKLRRNPGKYLKNKKLLSLLCIVLAAILSFVVLPRLYEKQADTTTVVTVTDTIKKGEIIKANKVIEKKVGAYGLPSNVIKSMQKVDGKVAKVDLLADDYITDAKIGDFVSDPIIENIVKQGKQLTTITLQSNAAGLASHLQKGDIVNVGTVRETDSGFQVIFEPSLKGMQIYDIENADAVSVDDVKASKADAVDAIPQTITFIATEEQSLKLMGAEYNGKLHLTLVKR; via the coding sequence ATGCTATTTAAGAAAAAAGAAACACCAATGCAAGAGAAGGTAAAGCTTCGAAGAAATCCAGGGAAATATTTAAAAAATAAAAAGCTATTAAGCTTACTGTGTATTGTACTGGCAGCAATACTTTCCTTTGTCGTCTTGCCAAGACTTTATGAGAAACAAGCAGATACAACCACTGTTGTTACCGTAACGGATACCATAAAAAAAGGAGAGATCATTAAGGCAAATAAAGTAATTGAGAAAAAAGTAGGGGCATATGGATTGCCCTCCAATGTTATAAAAAGTATGCAGAAGGTAGACGGTAAAGTTGCAAAGGTGGATTTGCTTGCCGATGATTATATTACCGATGCAAAAATTGGTGATTTTGTATCAGATCCAATCATCGAAAATATTGTAAAACAGGGAAAACAGCTTACCACCATTACATTACAATCCAATGCTGCGGGGCTTGCCTCTCATTTACAAAAAGGTGACATTGTTAACGTTGGAACAGTCCGAGAAACAGATTCGGGATTTCAGGTTATCTTTGAACCATCTTTAAAAGGAATGCAAATTTATGATATAGAGAACGCCGATGCGGTCAGCGTGGATGATGTCAAAGCATCCAAAGCCGATGCCGTTGATGCAATACCTCAAACCATAACATTCATAGCTACTGAGGAGCAGTCACTAAAATTGATGGGTGCAGAGTATAATGGGAAGCTGCATCTGACGCTTGTAAAGAGATAG